The segment CCCGAAGGCCGATGCCGACTTCGCCTTCGAACACGCCGAGTGCATCGGCTGCGGGGCCTGCGTCGCCGCCTGCCCCAACGGCTCGGCGATGCTCTTCACCTCCGCGAAGATCAACCATCTCGGCGTACTGCCGCAGGGCGCGCCCGAGCGGGAGAGCCGGGTGCTGGACATGGTCGCGGCGATGGACGAGGAGGGCTTCGGCGGCTGCACCCTGACCGGAGAGTGCGCCACCGCCTGCCCGAAGGGCATTCCGCTGCCGTCGATCTCGGCGATGAACAAGGAGTGGCTGCGGGCCAACCGCCGGACCCGCGGCTGACGGCGGTACCGGACGCCCGCCCCGGGTTCCGCCCGGCCCGGCTTTCGCGTGCCCCGGTTTCCGCCCGGCGCGCGTCCGGGCCCGGTACGCGCCCGCCCGGTCAGTCCCGCAGCGCCCGGGCCAGCCAGGGTGCGGTACGGCTGCCGGGCGCGGACGCCACCCGCTCCGGCGGGCCCTGGGCGACCACCCGGCCGCCCTCGCCGCCGCCTCCCGGCCCCAGGTCCACCACCCAGTCCGCCCGTGCCACGACCGTCATATCGTGCTCCACGACGACCACCGAATGGCCCCCGTCCACCAGCCCGTCCAACTGCCGCAGCAGGATCTCCACATCCGCCGGATGCAGTCCGGCCGTCGGCTCGTCGAGGACGTACAGCGTGGGCTCCCGGCGCGGACGCTGGAGTTCGCTCGCCAGCTTGATGCGCTGCGCCTCGCCGCCGGACAGTTCCGTCGCCGGCTGCCCGAGCCGGAGATGGCCCAGACCGACCTCCAGCAGTGTGCCGAGGCTGCGGGCCGCGGCCGGGACATCGGCGAAATGACCGGCCGCCGACTCCACCGTCAGATCCAGCACCCCGGCGACGGTCAGCCCCCGGTGACGTACCGCGAGGGTCTCCTCGTTGTAGCGGGCACCGCCGCACGCCGGGCAGGGGGAGTAGGTACTGGGCAGGAAGAGCAGCTCCACCGAGACGAAACCCTCGCCCTGGCACGTCTCGCACCGCCCGCCCGCCACATTGAAGGAGAAACGGCCCGCGCCGAAGCCGCGCTCCCGCGCCTCCTCCGTCGCCGCGAACAGCCTGCGCACGGTGTCGAACAGTCCGGTGTACGTGGCCAGGTTGGACCGGGGCGTCCGGCCGATCGGCTTCTGGTCCACGGTCACCAGCCGGCCGGCCCCCGGGGTGTCCGCCGTGATCTCCCCGACCAGGGTCGACTTGCCGGAGCCCGAGACACCGGTGACCGCGGTCAGGACGCCCAGCGGGATCCGTACCGTCACAGCCCGCAGATTGTGCCGGGTCACCGGGCCGACGCTCAGCCAGTCCGAGGGCTTCCGCGGCCGCCTCGGCCCGGCCGCGCCGCCGCCGAACAGATGGCGGCGGGTCGCCGAGTCCGGCACCCCGGCGAGTCCGGCGACCGGCCCGCTGTAGAGGACCCGCCCACCGCGCTCACCGCCGCCGGGCCCCACATCCACCAACCAGTCGGCGGCCCGCATCACCTCGAGATGGTGCTCCACGGCGAACACCGAATTGCCCGCGGCCTTGAGCCGGTCCAGCACGGTCAGCAGCGCCCGGGTGTCGTCCGGGTGCAGCCCCGCGGACGGCTCGTCGAGCACATAGACCACCCCGAACAGGCCCGACCGCAACTGTGTCGCGAGCCGCAGCCGCTGGAGCTCGCCGCTGGAGAGCGTGGGCGCCGCCCGGTCCAGGCCGAGATAGCCGAGCCCCAGCTCGGCGACCGGCGCGATCCGCGCCAGCAGATCCCCGGTCAGCACCCGGGTGGTCTCGTCACCGGCGGTCCGCGCCGCGGTCAGCAGCTCCGCCAGCGCCCGCAGCGGCAGGGCCGCCAGCTCCGCGATCGACCGGCCCGCGAAGGTCACCGCCAGCGCCTCCGGGCGCAGCCGTGCGCCTCCGCAGTCCGGACAGGGCGCCGAGCGCAGGAACCGCTCCGCCCGGGACCGCAGCGTCCGGCTCTTCGAGTTGGCGAAGGTGTGCAGCACATAGCGCCGGGCGCTCTGGTACGTACCCTGATACGGCCGCTGGATACGGTCGGCGTCCCGGACCGGATGGACCGTCACCACGGGTTGTTCGTCGGTGAACAGGATCCACTCCCGGTCCCTCGCGGACAGCTCCCGCCACGGCCGGCCGATGTCGTACCCCAGGGCGTCCAGGACGTCCCGGAGGTTCTTGCCCTGCCAGGCACCCGGCCAGGCGGCGACGGCGCCCTCACGGATCGACAGCGAAGGGTCGGGGACGAGGAGCTCCTCGTCGGTGCCGTGGACCTGCCCCAGACCGTGACAGTGGGGACAGGCCCCGGCGGCCGTGTTCGGTGAGAAGGCGTCCGAGTCCAGCCGTCCGGCGCCGGGCGGGTACTCCCCGGCCCGGGAGAACAGCATCCGCAGCGAATTGGAGAGCGCGGTCACCGTCCCCACCGAGGAGCGGGAGGAAGGCGTGGAGCGGCGCTGCTCCAGGGAGACCGCGGGCGGCAGCCCGGTGATCTCGTCCACCTTCGGCGCCCCCACCTGATGGATCAGCCGCCGGGCGTAGGGGGCGACGGATTCGAAGTAGCGGCGCTGGGCCTCGGCGTAGACGGTACCGAACGCGAGGGACGACTTCCCCGATCCCGACACCCCGCTGAACACCACCAGCGCGTCACGCGGCATATCCACGTCGACACCGCGCAGATTGTGCTCCCGGGCGCCACGAACACGAACAAAGGGGTCATGAGGGTTGTGCACGACGGTCGATTCTCTGCGGGACGGCCCGGGGAGGCCGCGGGAGGTGTACTACGGGTGCCCCTCGGGGGCGGGGGAAGGGCCGGGCCCGTGCGGCCGGCCCGCGGACCGGGGGCTTCGGGCGCCGCCGCGGACCGGGGGCTTCCGGTGCCGCTGCGCCCCCCGCCCCGGTGACCGCGCCAAGGCGCCGTACACCATGCCGACATGCGTCGTACACCCGTCCTTCCACCGCTCCCACGAGGGACTTTCACAAGTGGAGAAGGTCTCCGAATATACCGCTGGCCGGAATGTGCCGCCGCTGCCGACGTCCCGGCCGAACGGGCCGGGGTGGTGTCACGCGGGGTCCTCCAGCCGGAAACCGACCTTCAGGCCCACCTGGTAGTGCTCGACGCGGCCGTCGACGATATGGCCGCGCATCTGCTGCACCTCGAACCAGTCCAATCCCCTGACTGTCTGGTTTGCGCGTTTGATTGCGTTTCGGATGGCCTGGTCGATGCCTTCGGTGGAGGTTCCGACGATCTCGGTGACGCGATAGGTGTGATTCGACATGGGCGGGGAGCTCCTCTCGGTACGCTCATTCCGTCCGGCGGCCGGAACGTGCTGTGGGCGAAGTGTCCTGATCGAGGCCTCTGCGGGGCTTGACCTCTGCTTTTGGTCCATACCAAAATCCAGCCACGCCCTGCGCGTCCCTGACCGCGATGCCCCCCATCGGGTTCACATTTTCATGCCATAAGGTGAACGTTGTGAGAAGCCGCCCTGTCCCCACTTCTGTCGCACTGGTGTGCCTTGTCTCGCTCACCGGCTGCGGAATCATCCCCGGCACCGGGTCCGACAAGACCACGGTGAAGATCTGGCTGATGAAGGACAGCGCCTCCGACGACTTCCTGGAACGTTTCACCAAGCAGTACGAGAAGGAAAATCCGGACGTCGACCTGAAGGTCGAGTTCCAGGAGTGGACGGGTATCGGCGCCAAGGTGAACGCCGCCCTGGAGGGCAAGGACACGCCCGAGATCATCGAGGTCGGCAACACTCAGGTCGCCCAGTACGCGGAGAGCGACGGACTCACCAACCTCACCGTGGAGGCCACCCGCGACCTCGGCCAGGAGGACTGGCTGCCCGGTCTCGCCGAGCCGGGGAACATCGGCGGTGCCCAGTTCGGCATCCCCTGGTACGCGGCCAACCGGGTCGTCATCTACAACAAGAGGATCTTCCAGGAAGCGGGCATCACCGCGCTGCCGCAGAGCCAGGAAGAGTGGCTCAACACCACCAAGCGGCTCAACAAGAACGGCAACCAGGGCATCTACCTCCCCGGACAGGACTGGTACGCCCTCGCCGGCTTCATCTGGGAAGAAGGCGGCGAGCTCGCCGTCGAGCGCAGCGGTACCTGGGAGGGTGCCCTGGACAGCGAGGCCGCCCTGAAGGGCATCAAGTTCTACAAGGAGCTCCAGGCCCTGGGCGCCGGACCGGTGGCGGGCGATGAGCGCACCCCCCTGCAGAGCGGGGTCTTCGCCAAGGGCAATGTGGCCCAGCTGATCGACACACCCGGCGCCGCCGCGGCCATCCTCAAGGCCAACCCCGCCCTCAAGAAGGAAGACCTCGGCTACTTCCCGATACCGGGCAAGGACAAGGGCAAGCCGGGAGCGGTCTTCACCGGCGGGTCCGACCTCATCGTCCCGGAGCGGGCCGACAACCGCGCCGCCGCCGTCGAGGTCGTCAAGGCCCTGGCGAGCGAGAAGTGGCAGATCGAACTCGCCCGCGCCATGAACTACGTGCCCAACAAGAAGAGCCTGGCCGGTCAGGTCACGGGGGAGAGCAACACGGCCATGGCCAAGGGCGCCGGTGCCCCCGGCAGCAAGGCCACCCCGAACTCCCCCCGCTGGGCCGATGTGGAGCTGAAGAACCCCATCAAGCCCTATATGACGGCGGTCCTGAAGGGCGCCAACCCCAAGGTGCAGGCCGAGAAGGCGTCCGACGCCATCACCAGGATCCTTGCCTCCACGCTCTGATCACGCTCTCCGATCCACCGCGGCCGCGGCGCTCCGCGCCGGCCGCACCGCCGCCGAGGCGGGGACCCGCCACCAAGGGTCCCCGCCTCGCGGCGCTCCCGGGACCATCACCCGGTGATACCGGAGGGCGAGGGCACCGACAGGGAGAGCGCGAACCGTCCGGCGGCATCCGTCCACCAGTGCGTCAGCTCCAGACCGGCGGTCGCCAGCTCCGCCCGTACACCCTCGGCACGGAACTTGGCCGACACCTCCGTCCGCACCTCCTCACCCTTCTCGAACGGCACCGCGATGCCCAGCTGCGGGAACTTCAGCGTGACCGCGGAGCGAGCCCGCAGCCGCATCTCGATCCACTCGCGCTCCGGATCCCAGAGCGCCACATGGTCGAAGTCCGCCGGATCGGCGTCCGCGTCCAGCTCCCGCGCCAGCACCCGCAGCACGTTCTTGTTGAATTCGGCCGTCACCCCGGCCGCGTCGTCGTAGGCCCGGACCAGCACCGCCGGGTCCTTCACCAGATCCGTACCGAGCAGAAACGCGTCGCCCGGCGCCAGCAGCGCCCGTACCGAGGCGAGGAACGAGGCGCGCTCCCGCGGCAGCAGATTGCCGACCGTGCCGCCGAGGAAGGCCACCAGCCTCGGGCCGGGGGTGGCCGGCAGCGTCAGCGCGGCGGTGAAATCCGCGACCAGGGCGCGGACGTGCAGCTCCGGATGGTCGGCGAGCAGGGTTCGCGCGGCCCCCGTCAGCGCGCTCTCACTCACATCCACCGGCACATAGGAGTGCAGCCCGGTCAGGGCGGCCAGCAGATGCCGGGTCTTGTCGGACGAGCCGGAGCCCAGCTCCACCAGGGTGCGCGCGCCGGTCGCGGCGGCGATCTCGGGGGAGCGGTCGACGAGGATCTCCCGCTCGGCCCGGGTCGGGTAGTACTCGGGCAGTCGGGTGATCTCGTCGAACAGTTCGCTGCCCCGGGCGTCGTAGAACCATTTCGGCGGCAGCGTCTTGGGGACGGCGGTCAGCCCCTCGGTCACATCGGCGCGCAGCGCGGCGCCGGTGGCGTCCTCGGGCAGGGTGCGGGTCAGTTCGAACGGGCTCACGTGGGGGGCTCCTTGAGG is part of the Streptomyces qinzhouensis genome and harbors:
- a CDS encoding ATP-binding cassette domain-containing protein, whose translation is MHNPHDPFVRVRGAREHNLRGVDVDMPRDALVVFSGVSGSGKSSLAFGTVYAEAQRRYFESVAPYARRLIHQVGAPKVDEITGLPPAVSLEQRRSTPSSRSSVGTVTALSNSLRMLFSRAGEYPPGAGRLDSDAFSPNTAAGACPHCHGLGQVHGTDEELLVPDPSLSIREGAVAAWPGAWQGKNLRDVLDALGYDIGRPWRELSARDREWILFTDEQPVVTVHPVRDADRIQRPYQGTYQSARRYVLHTFANSKSRTLRSRAERFLRSAPCPDCGGARLRPEALAVTFAGRSIAELAALPLRALAELLTAARTAGDETTRVLTGDLLARIAPVAELGLGYLGLDRAAPTLSSGELQRLRLATQLRSGLFGVVYVLDEPSAGLHPDDTRALLTVLDRLKAAGNSVFAVEHHLEVMRAADWLVDVGPGGGERGGRVLYSGPVAGLAGVPDSATRRHLFGGGAAGPRRPRKPSDWLSVGPVTRHNLRAVTVRIPLGVLTAVTGVSGSGKSTLVGEITADTPGAGRLVTVDQKPIGRTPRSNLATYTGLFDTVRRLFAATEEARERGFGAGRFSFNVAGGRCETCQGEGFVSVELLFLPSTYSPCPACGGARYNEETLAVRHRGLTVAGVLDLTVESAAGHFADVPAAARSLGTLLEVGLGHLRLGQPATELSGGEAQRIKLASELQRPRREPTLYVLDEPTAGLHPADVEILLRQLDGLVDGGHSVVVVEHDMTVVARADWVVDLGPGGGGEGGRVVAQGPPERVASAPGSRTAPWLARALRD
- a CDS encoding dodecin; this translates as MSNHTYRVTEIVGTSTEGIDQAIRNAIKRANQTVRGLDWFEVQQMRGHIVDGRVEHYQVGLKVGFRLEDPA
- a CDS encoding extracellular solute-binding protein, translated to MRSRPVPTSVALVCLVSLTGCGIIPGTGSDKTTVKIWLMKDSASDDFLERFTKQYEKENPDVDLKVEFQEWTGIGAKVNAALEGKDTPEIIEVGNTQVAQYAESDGLTNLTVEATRDLGQEDWLPGLAEPGNIGGAQFGIPWYAANRVVIYNKRIFQEAGITALPQSQEEWLNTTKRLNKNGNQGIYLPGQDWYALAGFIWEEGGELAVERSGTWEGALDSEAALKGIKFYKELQALGAGPVAGDERTPLQSGVFAKGNVAQLIDTPGAAAAILKANPALKKEDLGYFPIPGKDKGKPGAVFTGGSDLIVPERADNRAAAVEVVKALASEKWQIELARAMNYVPNKKSLAGQVTGESNTAMAKGAGAPGSKATPNSPRWADVELKNPIKPYMTAVLKGANPKVQAEKASDAITRILASTL
- the egtD gene encoding L-histidine N(alpha)-methyltransferase, producing MSPFELTRTLPEDATGAALRADVTEGLTAVPKTLPPKWFYDARGSELFDEITRLPEYYPTRAEREILVDRSPEIAAATGARTLVELGSGSSDKTRHLLAALTGLHSYVPVDVSESALTGAARTLLADHPELHVRALVADFTAALTLPATPGPRLVAFLGGTVGNLLPRERASFLASVRALLAPGDAFLLGTDLVKDPAVLVRAYDDAAGVTAEFNKNVLRVLARELDADADPADFDHVALWDPEREWIEMRLRARSAVTLKFPQLGIAVPFEKGEEVRTEVSAKFRAEGVRAELATAGLELTHWWTDAAGRFALSLSVPSPSGITG